The window AGTTGTTTGTTGAAGCGAACTCCATGCGTTTATGAATGGAAGCTAAATTAAAATTCGGGcaattatataatctgtgtgcAGACTTACAGTATAAACATTGCAGCTGAGGCTTATGCGCTGACGGCTTTGCTGGTGCAGCTACAGGATGGCTGACAAAGCTCTGCGAAGGCCCCTTTTGCACGTCAGTGTTTTCAAATGCTAGGGCACGTTTTTCCACGTAACCTAGGAATTCCTTTACCGTGGGCGACACATTGTTATTTCGCTCCAGTTGAAATGCTCTGTAGGTAGGCAGGTCGATCTTCTTAGATAGGATGCAAATAATTATGGCATCCCACTTATCTACAGGCTCACCCAGGTTTTGCAGAGCAGCAAGATGCTGTTTGACAACTGAAATAAAATTTCGTAAATTAGTGACGTTAGATCGCGTGATTGTAGGCATATCTAGCAGTGCATTAACATGTTCTTGCGTAATTCGAACTTTATTATCGTATCGTTCTTTCAGTAAGCGCAGTGCTTCTGGATAGCTGTTGTCTTCTAATGGcagattttttattaaatcgaGCGGTTCATCACTTAAAAAACCTTTAAGATAATACAGCTTCTGCACGGCTGAAAAAGAAGTACACTTATCGATCATGGCTGTGAACATGTTTATAAATTCGTAATATTCagtgtatttacctgtgaatgTTTTTATCACGACCCGAGGCAGTTTGAGGTTGTCAGACTTGACACTTACGCCATTTGCGCTGCTGGTAGTGGATTGAGCAGCCACTTGAGGATTGTCCCTTTGGCGGATAACATTTATGATGCTATCTAACTGAGCTACCAATAAAATGTAATTGTCTTCAACCTCCTCGTCATCGGTGGCGAGAGTAACTGGTGGGGAGGAAAGAAGCGAGGCAACCTTGCTAGTGAGGCGCTCATACTCACGAAAGGCCTCTAGAAGCCTAGTTTTCTTTGCTAGCACTAACTCTATCGGCGAATTTATGAGCGCTTCTCGGTCAAAGCTGTTTTTCAAACGTGTGATCGACCCTTTGGCGCGACCTCGCGCTGCTATTGCCTTTTTCTGTTCGGTGTCTGACATTTTTAGTTACAATGGTGTATAAAATGCTTTAAACAATCACTACACTTAAATATTTCAATTGTACACTATTAGAATACACTAATGCACGAAGTCACAACTCACAAGTGATCTACTGAATTCAGTAAAGAAATTAAATTGTTCAAACACGAAACGGGTAATGGCGTCGTCGCGTTATCGCTGTGTTGAATCGCAGTGTTGGGCTATTGGGCTGTTGCGTTCTCGGCGTTCACGTACGGCGCTGCGATTGGTCGAGGAACTCGAGGATTGCGCAATGCTGCCGCCCGCACGAGCACGAAGGGATGCGTTCAGATAGCACGTTGAATACACGAGACGATTAATGTTGCTTGCACGCGCTTTATGAAAGCGCTTGTTGGTGCATCATAGCGTTTTATATTATATGAATCTTGCGTTTTTCTTTGTATTGCGCCGCTCGGCTTTGCAAGACGGCGAAAGAAAAAACGATAATTATTTCACTCTTCTTTTATTGCGCCGTTGGCGAGAAGAATGTATTATATTGCATTCTTTATCATTTATAATGCGCCGCTCAGGACTTCAATAAGTCGGCGTGATAAAGAATGATTTCTGACCTTCAATGTAGTTTATTGCGTGATTCCATCTTCGGCACTGATTTTTTCCGTAGAAGGACCATATGAAAAGGTCTGGCCTTCACATGATCTTGAATTTTTAAATTGGTGAAAATATcgtgtaaaaatgtaaaaatatagaAACCACGTTACATTGTcgtaggaaagaaaattaatgaaGTGCCGCTATGGCaacgaataataataattttcatgGATTTTAAATATAGAATCCTTCAATGTTGCTAACACTACCtagttaataaaatcttaaatattaaagattgtaactaggttttagaaattgtaattctattattatttgaaataaacagatttaataataaaaaaaaaaaaaaacctacaagttgagctaggtcgatttgtgtaaaatggtcccatattattatttatttaagttatcATTATGTAGCGTTTGGTTCCTGATCATATAAAAAGGtacattatttaggtatattaatgTGTTTTCTGATTTCACAAGGTTTATATCACTTCAATCAAACATACctataactaaaaataaacctGCAAACCAATAAAAACCTAATAAAGTTTTTACCAAAGTCCCACAACCACAAAACATCTTGTCACATTCATAGTGAACTCTTTCTTCAATTTACGATCCACCGTAGTTCCTAGACCACTATACCTAGAACTCTGCCATCACACCTCTTGGCCCCTGGGTGGCCTAAAACAGAGGGGTTTAGAAAGGCAGGGGAGGTCAGGCTAGTTTGGATTTATATGAGATTTCCGCGTACAGTTAGTGTATTTATAAACTTCTAGATAGGGATGCTGCAACATTGTAGTTTGTTGATTTTGTCAAATGCatttttgatgaaaat of the Cydia amplana chromosome 14, ilCydAmpl1.1, whole genome shotgun sequence genome contains:
- the LOC134653863 gene encoding uncharacterized protein LOC134653863, which translates into the protein MFTAMIDKCTSFSAVQKLYYLKGFLSDEPLDLIKNLPLEDNSYPEALRLLKERYDNKVRITQEHVNALLDMPTITRSNVTNLRNFISVVKQHLAALQNLGEPVDKWDAIIICILSKKIDLPTYRAFQLERNNNVSPTVKEFLGYVEKRALAFENTDVQKGPSQSFVSHPVAAPAKPSAHKPQLQCLYYSSDADEE